From the Diprion similis isolate iyDipSimi1 chromosome 1, iyDipSimi1.1, whole genome shotgun sequence genome, the window CAGCAGTCGgggaatttttgattttcccgAATTGGTTGGCGTTCGGGCTGGAGATTCGGGTGATCGGGTGACAAGTTGCTCTTTATTTTCGTCTTTTCCAATCATGAGCTCCCACTtttcctgcagttttttgaatttgatacCACAGGATaaaatttcctcattttcaacTTTACCAGTAGAAATTGCTGGAGATTTAGTTTTGGCTGAAACGTTTTCAAGAGCCCCCACCTTCAACGGCGAATGTTCAAGGCTATCGGTATAATCTTCAGAGTCTTCTAGAGTTAGCTTGTCAAATGCTTGGATCAATTTTGAACCAGATGGAAGATTACTCCAACGTTTTTTAATAGTGTTGTTCAAGTCAGCCTCATGCAGGATACCTTGCATATCTCCCCCTTTTGCATAATCTACACAGGATCGTGGCCTTACCTTGACAGGACTAccaatattgttgaaaaattctcgtttACTGGGACCTCTTACTTCTGTTGAATCAATGGATTTCAGGCCTACAGTAGCCTGCAAGTATGAAACACAGTTGTGAATTTTAGTTactaattataatattcatacGATGAGTTCCGGCCTTCTACCCCATTGATATTTCTGCACGATTTTTGAACTATAACCAATGAATGAAAAGAGGGACCTACGTTTGTCGCATGATTGTTCATGTACCCCAAGCTGTTGTGAAGTTGACGATACTGATACAGCATATCCAGTTGGAACGGGCACAGTGCAAGAGGTTGAAGAATGTCCAAAAGTGCATCCACCATTTCTCGGGCATTAACGCAAGCGAGAGAACTAACAAATAAACTATTTCTGGAGTAGTGCTTTCGTAGGATAGATTCCCTTGTGCACAAATATGCGAACCAAGCATCCAGTGCCCTTAAACTGATCGAAAAAAAGATATGCTATTAACTTTGACAGAAAAACTATGATCGCACACTGATGTACTTCTGCGTGCACACATAATATTAACAAATTCACATTGCAATTTTACTGGAGCCCAATGTACTATAGTAAAAGCAAGAATATTCGGTTTGGCAAACACCTCGGACGTTTCGAATGAGAATATTATGATGTTTCAATTTACCGAAGGCAgacttttgtaaaaattgatacaaTCAGTCCAGTTTTTCTACTTACTTTAGCAGGCCAAACACAAATGCGTGGAACTTAAGCATTCCTTCGGTGATAAAGTCTTCACCATTTATCTTTTGTACCAATTCGTTGAGGGTTTTAGTCAATGGTCCTTGCTGAGAAGATGCCTCAACTACTTGCCAAACACTATTAGCTAAAGGTCCGAAAGAtgaattaatatttggccgcAAACCGTTGCACATGATAGCATATAGAGCAGGGCACAAGTTACTCAGACAGAGCTGGGCGCACTCGTTTCTATTATCTTGAACCTGTTCATCCTTGACTGTTTCTATACGCCAGTAGTTTAATATTAAACCCACCGACTTGTTGACAGACTTGAGCATATCTATCAAAGAAAACAACAGATTTCACTTACATTATTCAGTTACAGTACACAGAATGGTACAGATTGTATGTTGCACATACAGGTGAATAAGCTATagttattgttaaaaaaatgtcacactGTAAGAAAACTGAATCTATAAAGTTATGAAATGCGACTTACCACTTTTTCCATTCATATTGAAAGGTTTCAATTCACTGCTGCCACTGGGAGACTCGGCAATAGATGTCCTCCCTTCCTCCAGTGACTGCTTATTTGCTATGAAACTAAGAGTGCAAccctgaaattaaatgtgttAGGCATGATAGATATtaatatatgtttttttcattttcgaaatgtTATATTATCTTATGAAGAAGTAAGCAATTTGAGGTGGATAGAGTttagagggaaaaaatttaagtcaATTCACAATCTTAAACTTAAACCACTTCAACGACccatatgagaaaaaaatactgaaattaatTAGACATGTACCTTGTTACAAGAGACTATATCCCTCACTTATACGAAAGTTAGATGCATAAAAGAAATAGCATGGGCAATCTCTCATGAAAGTTTCCACACATAAACTATGCAGTAACAGAAGCATCCTCTCAccttattttcaagaaattcttttctttgttgtACTGCAAAGCTCACAGTTTTTTTCTGAGATTCCATCatctcaacattttttactaaATCTTTATTCATATTTAGTCGTAAGAATTGTCTGACATAGGACCTGAGTCTTACGTCTTGGTCTTCGCTATCGCCGTCGCTACTTTGTGAAGAAAACCCACTGCGCCTTAGAAAATCTTCCAACTGGATAATTTCATCGCTGCATTCAGTTGGATACAGTTCTGAATTGATACGATTTTCAGATTCTTTCAATCtctctaaataaaaaaaaaaaaacaaagattcGTGTCATGAACAGAGCATCGGcaggaatttatttattacaggtACAAAGTGTTAacataatattttccaaacCTGCATAATACAGGCGCTCTTCTACTTCATCAACATCTTTTTCAGAATCAATCAATCTGCGAATTTGCTGTGACTGATGATCGTTGTTGAGATAGTAAGGTTCTTGCAGAGACAtccttttatttgtttcaggTGTGACTTGTTGATTTCCGACCTCTTTGAGACCTCCCATCTCGAACATGCTATATCTCTTGTTATTAGagagtttgttttttctcaaaattcctCTGGGAAGGGGAGGCCGAGGCGGTGCTTTTGTGTTGCAATGAGTTTCGCGGTCTCCGTGAGGCAGTGAAATGGACCGTTTAGGCAGGACTGGTGCGTTAATCTTTGGTTTACAGGAGGGCCTGTAATGCTTTGCATCTTGGGACGTCAGGCTTGCTTCGGAACTGGCACTGTCATACCGATATAAATAGAGGGGATTGCTATTATTTGGTACACCTTGCTGATTGATCAATGAATCTGTTAAAATTGTTGAGGATCCTCTATAACCTGAAGATGGTTGAGTGCCTATACTACTGGCAGAGGAAATATTATCAGGAGTAACCTCATCGATAGTACGAGCACGGTGCCGCATTTGCGGAGATAAACAGAATAgtggtttttttgtttcctccgCTAGCTTGATATGCTTTGAGGCTTCGGGAACGTCGTGGAGAATTCTTTTATATTCCGCAGGTAATAGAAATGTCAGGGATTCCCAATCTTTGATATGTGAGAATCCACGCTGCTTCAAGGCGTCGAGGTCATTGCAGGAGAATGGCCTGCCGGACTTGTTGTACTTTCTCCATCTACTGCGATCCCTGTCGAAACACTGAGGTCTTAACGTGACTTTGTCAAATTTACCCTGGCCAAGTTGCAAAAACGACAAGTCTGGTAGAGTGTAATTTGGGTAAATAATATAAGCCGGCTTTTTTGCAATGGTAGTTTCACAAATCGATGGGTAATTTTTGTCATTGGTAAAATAGATTAATGATGTTTGGACGCTGTTGTCCTCGACTTGAGTGAAAACCTGTGTTCCAGTGGTTTTTGAAAGTGGCAAATTCTTAATGGCAAAGTTTATCTGTTCTGTATTTGATTGCGTCACAGCATCTTCCAAAAACGAATTTTCGTGTTTTTCGCACCCACTGCCGTCCATagattcaattttcgaaatgcTCTCTGACAATTCTTCAACAGATGCAGAGGACTGTAATTCTCCTTCAAATTCCTCCAACAACGGGGATTGCTTCCTTACAATATTGTCAGAATCTTCACCAGCAAAAGTATGCTCTGTTcctttattattgtaatagtCAGACTTTACccaatttatagaaaaatcattttccaaagtcAAATTATTACAGGTATTATTGATATTACGCTGATGTATTTGAGTACGAGTTCCGCTACCACTGCCACTTTCACTGTTACTTGTTGGCCAACCACTGTCGCTAGCTGAGCCCGATTGATCGAGTGTCATACTCATGCCCTCCGCACTCATACTTTTTTGCTTCATGAAACGTTTCACAAGGCTCAAATTTTGAAGCTTCTTTTTTGTCGAAATGTGGTCTATGCTCTCAGAACTATCTTCATTGATCGAACGATTGATTGACCCTGAACTTTGCAAATTGCCCACGTGATGATTTGATTCGGCAGAATCAACCTAGAAATATGTAGAAATCCACCATACATCAAAAATTGGAGCGAGTAGGTTATTGCAATAGGTTTTATGGGCTCCATTCAAATTATAAAGGTTCAGAGTACGTACGGAAAAGTTAAGAGGATACCGGCTCAGCTCTCTAGTTTGCGTTAGGTCTGGTAGACTCagactttttttattcaaatttaaattcaggTGTCCGTTTTCTTGAAGAAAATTGGGCATTGTATTATTGTTGCCAGATGGATGACGAGTCATAACATTATTTGCTGATCCATGTTTTAAGTTACTCCAAGTGGTGTAGACTTTAGAGTCTGATTTTGCCATTGACAAGCCcaacatatttttcaagttcaaCTTTTTGTCATAATAGAAATCTGGGATTTGacgaatattttgtttttctgtaaGACAAGAAACATCATATGTGATGAGCAGATTAGCCACTTCAGTTACTTTACACTATAAATTCCATTTTCACCTAAAAATCATCAAGTCggataattaatattcaattgaACATCACCTTGATTTTCAAAGTCTTGCGAACCATCGGAATACATAGTCATACTCCCCTCAAAAGCAATTGTGTAGTTAATTTTGTTGTGTGCTTGGCACGTCAGTAAAACGTCTTCACAGTCCAGGGAGTCGACGCTGTAGCTGCCACCTGGTGGCAGAACAGGTGTCTCCTTGACAGGAGAGAAGAGTAGTGACGACTTGCATATGGACATGGTATCTGTTGTCGAACACGCAGAATCTTCTCCCttgggaataaaattttgtgcaaTGAACTTTAACTTCCAGTTAGAAATGCAGAGTATACAAATATTGTGCACCTACCATCAGGGCTCTCTGTTACTATTTCCTCAAATAAGAAGTACATAAATGAAGAGGCAATACTTATACTACGTTTGAATACTGATAACCTTGTGAATTTGTGCATTGCCACAGCACAAGCAGATAAATTTACATGTATTCTATGTGAAACAATTAAATAACCTGATTTCTCTTTCTTAGCTAAGTAAGATGATTCAGGTAAGTTTACATCGTCGTGCAGAGGTATCTCCCAAGAATAaagttgtaataataatacacattAAATTAGACACAATGTAAGAATAAATAGAtcgtttcaacgattttctaAAACTATGCCCTGTAAGAAGAACGACATTTGTTGTCTGAACTTTAATAGCAATGGTGAATCATGCGTAACGCTATTTGGGAGTTAGGGAATGGCGGAGAATGGCAGACCCACCATAATTCCTTCCACTTTCAGTTAACAGCTTTGACTTAAAAATTGGCAATATTTCTTCAGACTTTTCGTATAAAAGACTCATTCATAGTAACAAAGAGTGGGGtagaggagaaggagaaggcaCAAGATGTCACATGTTCGAACAATAAGTTAAGTAGGCCACATCTTCAAAATACTAGCATGCACATGTATCATACATGCTTATAAGCGGTCAGGTCTTCAAATCCTACCTGGCTGCTAGTATGGGGGCTGATGGGAGAATCAAAGTCAAGTTTTTCCATCATAGAGCCAGACATGCTGGCATATCTTTCCCTTTGATAGTTTGACTGGTacagcaataaaaataaaacaacacaTTGTATATCTACGCAGAAACCATTGTTTATACAAGTAATTGATTTTGACACATACAGTCAAAATCGCAATTGCGAAAATGAACAATATTGAATACTACTGATTGTCTCACCTCTGAGTGCTGCACAGGATCGGTACATATTACGGGAAGAGTGAGCAAAGAGTGGATGTCTGCAGTCCGGAAACTTTCCATATCAATTTCAGCAAAATTTGCATCAAGGTATCGACACTCGGCATCATATCTCAGGTCGTCACAAGTATATGAAGCAGATAGCGAGGACAACACACTCGAGTGTACATGCAGCCCTGTGTCCCTGTAACTAAATTATGATTCTAATTTATCTTTCAATTTATCTTGAAATATGCAACAAAATTGACCTTGCATACAGTCTGAATGGTAATGCTATTGCACACACACATTACATATAGATGCTATGTATACTTTACCCACAATCGGCGAACCATTGATAATCCATGTTGTCGTGTACGAACTCTGAAGTTATGAGATCTTGAGACGACGGATCCATGGATGGGTTGGAATTGCAGTCAGATCCAGGTGTATGTGGTTCATCCATGACAGCATCCCCTGACCCACCTTTGACAAAGTTAAATATACATCTATATCTGATATGAGAATAATAAGTTCCATTACTTTTTACTGTACCTATTCGCACGCTAGAATGATTCTATTTGCATGGAATTTGTAAAGTAAAGCACCTGGCATGCTAGTCATAGTAAGATGTTGCGGTATTGTGCATTTTCTTCAATACGAAAGCAATTAGTTGTAGTCACTGAAAATTGACAAACAGTAGGTGACCGCAGGATTAAGTATTTATAGTCCTATTCATGCCATTATCGACGTGAGTGAAAACGTGGAATTGCCAGTTTcgtttataaatgataattgtATTGGTGGCTGCGTACAGATGACTAGTCTCAGTTGAACGCCTCAGAAGCTACacaattatgtatgtacagtgtCTATTTGCAAGGTAAAATGATCCCAATGGAATCACATTGGTTTCTCATAAAAGGTTAGCATGAGCCCATTCTACATTATACTATTGCGAAACACTTGCAGGGAATCTCCTATCCCCTTGCTATCTGAGCCCCACATTCTACTGGAACGTGGACTGAACCCTTATTGCGAACTTTATTCACCGGTCATGAAGCCTGTAATTCCTTTCATACAAACCTGTTTTCTGGTTGGTCAATTGGATACAACTGTAACGGAATCTAAAGGCGTATGCGATGAATATACTAACCTCTCTACGTGACAATGCAGATCGATTTACTACGCACGTATATATCATTGTGTTATAAGCGCACGCGGACGCGATGAGGCACCATCTTCGGCAAGACTGTCGATATCAACTCAGAGCACATGTTAcgcttgtttttttctctttggacCAATATCCTcttcagaaaataaaaaccaaatcAAATGTCTTAGTAAAGATTCATTTTACGCACAAAATGTGTCAAAGACAACGTCTGtagatataaatatgtatgtatacctatattacatACACAAATTGATGTCACTTCTTACCCCTGATTCGCAGATTTGACTATTCGCACTATTTTACGAATAAGAATCATGCGTTTATCATGGGACACATACAATGCGAGTATTTGGCAGTATCGCGCATTGtatcacattttgaaaaatttcctacTCCTTTTACAACGTTACAAATGATACGAAAGGCGAGAGTTGGTCGATGATTCCGCCACTCCGACGAGAGGCCACTCGCGACGCCGTTGACTTCCAGAGCCACAGAACATACAGAATTCCACAAGCCATAAGTAGAATGCAGAAGCCATGACGAGACGACGCTACGGCTTCTGCACACTTCTGCAATCTCCTTACGGCTTCTGAACTTGACACAAAAATCCATTGTCCATATTCCACAACCATAAGATATCGTAAATCCAGAGGAACAGCCCGACGCGTGACAAGTAACAGCCAATCAGCAATTGACTTTCTATTGGACCTTGTATGGGTACAATGGAGACTTTGCCGTAACTTGCTACTGTTTGATTAGAGTCGCCCGAGTCCGCTGCATTTACGCTCTGTGTGACAGCGAATAAGAAGCACCAAATATGACAAGAAGCGGAAAGTTCCCTATGCAGGAGTAATATTAGGTTTACTCCCTGTCGCTACGCTTGAGCGAAACATAAAAACAACTGATTGTGAAATCCACAGTGATGTGCCATTTCACTTCACGCCAGAGTTCTATCCCATCCATGTCATATTCTTTTTACTCTTGCTTTCTAGCAACTCGATAACTTGCCTGACGTCACGTGACCACCGTtcttttttggatttttttgaacgcaaTAGCGTGACTCACATTAATAGCTATGCCCATGGCCATTGATTATAAATGGATATAAGCAGTCAACCaaagaaaatcaattgaaGCTCATCGTAGCCAGGCGAGAATCTGCACAAGGTGTATGGGTACGAAAAATGTCTACCACCACCGACTCTGCTGTAGTCTCATGAGCCAGTTGGTAAGTACAGAGCACTGCCGTTACCTTCGCACCCTCGCCACTGATTTTAAAGGAACACTTCATACGTCAGAAGTCAGTAGTTATGGCAGTAGCAGCTCAGAAATCACACTCTCTGAAATAGTTGATACAAATTGTGGCAATCCGTACTTAATTACTGATTATTCAGACTTTAATAATTATGTTCCGGACAAACTTGGCGTTGAAGAAGCCAAACTTTAACggtcatgaaaaattttgaaacggtTCGAAAAAATAGCTTCAGCAtacaacatattttttataaatctaaAGATTATCTGTGAGAAAGTGAAAGATGCAACTCTCATTGTCAAGGTACTAAATGTTCCTTCTCAAAATGCAATAAAATGTTTCTCAAAAAAGCTGATTACATGCACATGCACTATAAGCGTGCGTGCAATCGGTGTATGCTAGCGTCCCCGTATATGCATACGACGATCAGTGTCATTTATCTGGGTTTTGCGGCACTactacaagtatatatatctGGAATCATGAGGACGATTGACTCCACACTATGTGTTGAAAATACATCGCGCCATACCTATATGTTTCTTTACACATGTATTATCTGGTTGAAAGATTCAAATTCAGTCGTCAAATGATGTCTATTTcgtcaaataataataaaataaatattcgttaATCTAGGTATTTCTGGGCTTCTATGCGAATCTGTTAAACTTATAagaattgatatttcttgTGTCTGGATATTTAAGTACGTGTGAAAGGtctaatttttctgcattAAGATGGTTGAGGTTTCCCTCCGTTCTACCATCTGCAAAAACGTCTCATTAGTATAGCTTATAATTTCTTCGTCTATGGGTATAAaattaatgttgaaaaattgaatttagaaGAGATAACCGACAATATCCTGTGTGAGAACGGTATGTGCAAACGAATATTGGTATATTCTACAGAAAAAAGCGTGTCTCTGATCTTTGATCCCGTTTCCAGATCTTACTGGAATTTATTGTCATACCtcagaaaatttgatttcttcgGCCCTtatggaaaataatattttcaagtgaTTATCTAATAAAATTTGCGAACATTCAAACGTTCCTCTCATGTTCACCATAGACAGGGAATGCCTAAATCTGGAATATTTCGTATACGTTCTGAAATTACAAACTAAATTTCTTCCATTATCCTTCGACATTCAATGCTATGCAGAGCATAATGCTGCCCATAGGCAATAGAAGCTCGATATTTAGCTGGTTCCTACCTTACCGTCGATCAGGCAGATTTCCTGTCATACGTGTATATCAACACTAACAAAAGTCACATCCTCCCCACAGCGCCGGGACGGAAACGAGGAGTAAATTGTACTCAGGCATTTATGGATTCAATTCGTGCGTTTTTAATGTAAGTACATTTAAGTATTCACCGCCCCTGACTTTGGAGTGGGTTTACTTGGTGGAAGGATTTGTTATCTACCAATTTCTGATAATTTGCCACTCCTACTGCTCCATGGGTGCGCAACTGATACAAGCATTTACTGTAAAATTCTGTATAGTTACGCCAACTGATTCGTGGGAAATATTGCGCTAAACTATAgccatgtaaatatatatttatctttaCACAAAACACCACCTTTTTGAACGGAGCTCATTGTCCTTAGATACAGAATTACTACGACATACTTCACGGATTATCATTCGAGATAACTTGAATTGGAAAATTCTCTATAGTCGATTTTCCTtatcaaaatacagaaaaagaatCATTCTTAACCATTTCATTTTGAAGGTACTATATACGACTACATGTGTTACTCGTGTGTAGCTATAATAGATATCAAATTGTGTGTTATATTCAAGGAAATGTAGATTAGCTTACGTTTCTGTAAAATACAGTCACATTTCTCGCTCAGCTTCCGGTTATATGGGCGATGACGTCGCTTTCGTTTATTGCCTGACGGCGAAGCTGATCGAACCGGGCGCACGGGCTTGGACAGCGCTAGTTCGCTGCGCCCAACTGAAAACTCTGCTATCTTCATTATGACGCACAAAAGAAGCACTAGCATCATTTGTTTACACACTTTGCAATGTCTTATTGCTACAGCATTATTGTCACTTATCTATCTTTCCACGAAATTCCGATTTTGCTCACACGTACTACTTCTACAATGTACGCACCACCCTACGGATACATAATATGTGATTTGGGCGACACAACACAGACAGCATAATTGTATTActcagtaataataattgctaATGTTTTGACTTTAATAACAGTGGATGATTTAATTGCTGTTCttgctattattatacctCGCGAATTGTTGCACACATTATACGTACGCCTATATGTATAGTACATACGTTAGACAGCTCAGAAATGAGACTCAACTGCCCGTTTCAGGGGACGCGTaggtaaacaattttttgtcaagATTTGCGAAAGGTATTAACCAAcacgttgaatttttataaaatatgagaATCCAACTCTTGATCAAGTTTCAGAACACAATCTTGAGAtccgtgaattttttacattaacTTAGTATGTCGTATTCTATTATTGTTTTACTCCTACGGGTGTGGTCCGTTCCCTGCTCTAGTTGCGAAAATCGGTAATTAACACTTGCACTCGCGTACGGCAAATATAGTCATAGATTAGACCAgagtatatagatatatatatatatatatatagtgaagGCAATAGGATACGGCCGGGCTGTATGTAATACTGTCCGCTTGTGTACGACggcgatgaatgcgataacGCAATATTAGTAGGTACTGCGGGCTACTCTCTGAGTCAGACTGAATCGCGATGGCACagcggcgcgggagttcgtcTGCACACGACCCGACAGCACGACATGGCATCACGACGATGCACGGTTTAATCTCTATTAATAATACTCTCGGGCAAGAAATAGAGCCTGTATACTCGTTGCGCGTTACAGCGTCCTTATGCTCGTGCGGCGGCAGTGGTGGCGATTGTATATGTAGTAGTGTTTTTCCGCCCGCGCTCGCCGacgaaaatcataaaattttcgaagtcgtATGCGGCACATGGAATAAGTAGTTATATACGAGCCAACACACTCAGATTCCCATGATTTTCGATGATTATCAAgttttcggaaacttattacGATTAACGTTTTATACCTTTTTTGCGTTTCATCCGCATTCAAGGCTTAATACCCGCAAAGTACGGCTCGAACGAGATTATCGGAATTTAGAAGGGACCTTAATTGTTTGATTCACAGGGTGTTTCGTGACTCTATTGTGGGAAATTGTTTACTCCGCAGTATATGCACACATGCTGAGCATATGATATGGTCTACCGGTAACGACATGGACGATCAGTTTTTTAAGTTTAGTTCAAATATAAATACGATGTTGCATTATTGGCATcacaatatattatacctgaGATTGGCGTACGCCTGTTACTCATACAATTCACACACGTCTTTCAAATTGTAATATCGTAATTTCATATTTggcggtacagtgcgccatcTTGTTCTGTAGTTTCATGAATGCATAATattgtaaatgaatttttttcattgcgtTGCGTCACAACTGTCACAGGCGTTCTGATTGTTAATTAGCCCAAGACTCGATATTACGTTATGAGATTGAAGCTAGTTTCGAGTAAAATTTGCAGCatcatgaataaatatttgccGAATTTCAGAAAATGCTGCAACAAATTACAGGCACGTTTAGCTGCCAATTTAATATACTAGCTGTAGCCTAGCTACGGGTGGTAAGGTATGTTAGAATTTCATAATTACAAACATATTTGATCGCCGCTCGTAACAAGGCCACTGTCTGAACAAGATATACAATGACACCAAAGAATATTGAGATACGAAAAGAAAGTTTGTATTTTTACGGTTGATGCTAAGAGTTTCGGGTGATTCAACATTgaacaatttattatatacaaatagtgataataataataacagcaacaacaatgGAATTCATTGGCTCTGACTATTATTCACCACGATAGCTTCAGCGTAGGACTATTACAGCATAcgaattttcggaaaaatattttcgtttgattttattataa encodes:
- the LOC124404560 gene encoding uncharacterized protein LOC124404560 isoform X9, yielding MGEDSACSTTDTMSICKSSLLFSPVKETPVLPPGGSYSVDSLDCEDVLLTCQAHNKINYTIAFEGSMTMYSDGSQDFENQEKQNIRQIPDFYYDKKLNLKNMLGLSMAKSDSKVYTTWSNLKHGSANNVMTRHPSGNNNTMPNFLQENGHLNLNLNKKSLSLPDLTQTRELSRYPLNFSVDSAESNHHVGNLQSSGSINRSINEDSSESIDHISTKKKLQNLSLVKRFMKQKSMSAEGMSMTLDQSGSASDSGWPTSNSESGSGSGTRTQIHQRNINNTCNNLTLENDFSINWVKSDYYNNKGTEHTFAGEDSDNIVRKQSPLLEEFEGELQSSASVEELSESISKIESMDGSGCEKHENSFLEDAVTQSNTEQINFAIKNLPLSKTTGTQVFTQVEDNSVQTSLIYFTNDKNYPSICETTIAKKPAYIIYPNYTLPDLSFLQLGQGKFDKVTLRPQCFDRDRSRWRKYNKSGRPFSCNDLDALKQRGFSHIKDWESLTFLLPAEYKRILHDVPEASKHIKLAEETKKPLFCLSPQMRHRARTIDEVTPDNISSASSIGTQPSSGYRGSSTILTDSLINQQGVPNNSNPLYLYRYDSASSEASLTSQDAKHYRPSCKPKINAPVLPKRSISLPHGDRETHCNTKAPPRPPLPRGILRKNKLSNNKRYSMFEMGGLKEVGNQQVTPETNKRMSLQEPYYLNNDHQSQQIRRLIDSEKDVDEVEERLYYAERLKESENRINSELYPTECSDEIIQLEDFLRRSGFSSQSSDGDSEDQDVRLRSYVRQFLRLNMNKDLVKNVEMMESQKKTVSFAVQQRKEFLENKGCTLSFIANKQSLEEGRTSIAESPSGSSELKPFNMNGKSDMLKSVNKSVGLILNYWRIETVKDEQVQDNRNECAQLCLSNLCPALYAIMCNGLRPNINSSFGPLANSVWQVVEASSQQGPLTKTLNELVQKINGEDFITEGMLKFHAFVFGLLNLRALDAWFAYLCTRESILRKHYSRNSLFVSSLACVNAREMVDALLDILQPLALCPFQLDMLYQYRQLHNSLGYMNNHATNATVGLKSIDSTEVRGPSKREFFNNIGSPVKVRPRSCVDYAKGGDMQGILHEADLNNTIKKRWSNLPSGSKLIQAFDKLTLEDSEDYTDSLEHSPLKVGALENVSAKTKSPAISTGKVENEEILSCGIKFKKLQEKWELMIGKDENKEQLVTRSPESPARTPTNSGKSKIPRLLPSPTKQVINVLTPIPKSAKSATTGIPLLKKSPAIGQKTVNKQFSEIRKDSAGGRTSRFDQDTGGIPRTHFARPSSLPYKPPHGGGTKEKYSTSPHRRAASTSLPRPTTVIRNAKIGTTKPSLKEVKTLTHRLPSDNGHLSFSEGEKLTVILEVDNKWLLCSRGEHKGLVPRSCVHALQT
- the LOC124404560 gene encoding uncharacterized protein LOC124404560 isoform X2, translating into MMLVLLLCVIMKIAEFSVGRSELALSKPVRPVRSASPSGNKRKRRHRPYNRKLSEKCDCILQKRGSGDAVMDEPHTPGSDCNSNPSMDPSSQDLITSEFVHDNMDYQWFADCGYRDTGLHVHSSVLSSLSASYTCDDLRYDAECRYLDANFAEIDMESFRTADIHSLLTLPVICTDPVQHSESNYQRERYASMSGSMMEKLDFDSPISPHTSSQGEDSACSTTDTMSICKSSLLFSPVKETPVLPPGGSYSVDSLDCEDVLLTCQAHNKINYTIAFEGSMTMYSDGSQDFENQEKQNIRQIPDFYYDKKLNLKNMLGLSMAKSDSKVYTTWSNLKHGSANNVMTRHPSGNNNTMPNFLQENGHLNLNLNKKSLSLPDLTQTRELSRYPLNFSVDSAESNHHVGNLQSSGSINRSINEDSSESIDHISTKKKLQNLSLVKRFMKQKSMSAEGMSMTLDQSGSASDSGWPTSNSESGSGSGTRTQIHQRNINNTCNNLTLENDFSINWVKSDYYNNKGTEHTFAGEDSDNIVRKQSPLLEEFEGELQSSASVEELSESISKIESMDGSGCEKHENSFLEDAVTQSNTEQINFAIKNLPLSKTTGTQVFTQVEDNSVQTSLIYFTNDKNYPSICETTIAKKPAYIIYPNYTLPDLSFLQLGQGKFDKVTLRPQCFDRDRSRWRKYNKSGRPFSCNDLDALKQRGFSHIKDWESLTFLLPAEYKRILHDVPEASKHIKLAEETKKPLFCLSPQMRHRARTIDEVTPDNISSASSIGTQPSSGYRGSSTILTDSLINQQGVPNNSNPLYLYRYDSASSEASLTSQDAKHYRPSCKPKINAPVLPKRSISLPHGDRETHCNTKAPPRPPLPRGILRKNKLSNNKRYSMFEMGGLKEVGNQQVTPETNKRMSLQEPYYLNNDHQSQQIRRLIDSEKDVDEVEERLYYAELYPTECSDEIIQLEDFLRRSGFSSQSSDGDSEDQDVRLRSYVRQFLRLNMNKDLVKNVEMMESQKKTVSFAVQQRKEFLENKGCTLSFIANKQSLEEGRTSIAESPSGSSELKPFNMNGKSDMLKSVNKSVGLILNYWRIETVKDEQVQDNRNECAQLCLSNLCPALYAIMCNGLRPNINSSFGPLANSVWQVVEASSQQGPLTKTLNELVQKINGEDFITEGMLKFHAFVFGLLNLRALDAWFAYLCTRESILRKHYSRNSLFVSSLACVNAREMVDALLDILQPLALCPFQLDMLYQYRQLHNSLGYMNNHATNATVGLKSIDSTEVRGPSKREFFNNIGSPVKVRPRSCVDYAKGGDMQGILHEADLNNTIKKRWSNLPSGSKLIQAFDKLTLEDSEDYTDSLEHSPLKVGALENVSAKTKSPAISTGKVENEEILSCGIKFKKLQEKWELMIGKDENKEQLVTRSPESPARTPTNSGKSKIPRLLPSPTKQVINVLTPIPKSAKSATTGIPLLKKSPAIGQKTVNKQFSEIRKDSAGGRTSRFDQDTGGIPRTHFARPSSLPYKPPHGGGTKEKYSTSPHRRAASTSLPRPTTVIRNAKIGTTKPSLKEVKTLTHRLPSDNGHLSFSEGEKLTVILEVDNKWLLCSRGEHKGLVPRSCVHALQT